From one Mangifera indica cultivar Alphonso unplaced genomic scaffold, CATAS_Mindica_2.1 Un_0033, whole genome shotgun sequence genomic stretch:
- the LOC123206378 gene encoding histidine-containing phosphotransfer protein 4-like, translating into MLLHYQTHLQPFNFLPSKFSFLSPTFSIFSSMERNQQLRRQLAAMRQSLFDQGYLDEQFIQLEELQDEANPNFVEEVVTLYYRDSARLITNIDQGLEKSPLDFNKLDGYMHQFKGSSSSIGARKVKAESTEFREYCKAGNGEGCVRTFQQLKKEYATLKKKLEAYFQLARQAGPIESACRRK; encoded by the exons ATGTTATTGCATTATCAAACTCACTTACAACCTTTCAACTTTCTACCTTccaaattttctttcctttctccaACATTTTCCATTTTCTCATCAATGGAAAGAAACCAACAGCTTCGTAGACAACTTGCTGCCATGAGGCAGTCCCTCTTTGATCAG GGATACCTTGATGAACAATTCATCCAGCTGGAGGAGCTTCAAGATGAAGCTAACCCTAATTTTGTAGAGGAAGTTGTTACATTATACTACCGAGATTCAGCGAGGCTAATCACTAACATAGACCAGGGACT CGAGAAAAGCCCTCTTGATTTTAACAAGTTGGATGGATATATGCATCAGTTCAAGGGAAGCAGCTcaag CATTGGAGCCAGAAAGGTGAAAGCTGAGAGCACAGAGTTCAGAGAATATTGTAAGGCAGGAAATGGAGAAGG ATGTGTAAGGACTTTCCAACAACTGAAGAAGGAATATGCAACATTGAAGAAGAAACTTGAAGCCTATTTTCAG CTGGCAAGACAAGCTGGGCCCATAGAGTCTGCCTGTCGTCGCAAATAA
- the LOC123206373 gene encoding protein PAF1 homolog, translating into MASYRPFAPPPQSSFPPPPPPTNQNPTQPPPPPPPASTQPPQRPNQFNQNWGYNAQMPPQQQQNYPPAGPPPPPRQQYPYAQPPPPPPPESSYPPPPPPPPPQQQPQQPPMYYPASQYTQNSMYNLQPPLQPLQPPLPPPPPSSPPPSSSIPPPPPPSSPPPPPPPKEIDSGGSRFNDHDRRMSKDVSRLDSRDHGHPRQHKPPVPPQMVKKVSGGTGRVETEEERRLRKKKEFEKQRQEEKQRQQMKESQNAAMQKTHMMASAKGGHGSIVGSRMGDRRATPFLSGERIENRLKKPTTFLCKLKFRNELPDPSAQPKLMTLKKDKDRFTRYTITSLEKNYKPQLYVEPDLGIPLDLLDLNVYNPPKGVRIPLAPEDEELLRDDDVVTPVKKDGIRKKERPTDKGVSWLVKTQYISPLSMESTRLSLTEKQAKEMKEMKGGRNILDNLNDRDRQIKDIEASFEASKLRPIHSTNKSLRPVQIWPLVPDFERYDDQFVVALFDGVPTADSEIYSRLDQSVRDEHESRAVMKSYVATGSDPANPDKFLAYMVPSVDELSKDMYDENEDVSFSWVREYHWDVRGDDADDPTSYLVSFDDDEARYVPLPTKLNLRKKRAREGRANEDVEHFPVPSRLTVRRRSSVAVIEPKDAGAYSNSRGTSSKMARLDAEDSLGRSRKLSRHQDLYHSSGAEDDLSD; encoded by the exons atggcGTCTTATAGACCATTTGCTCCACCACCACAATCCTCGTTTCCTCCGCCACCCCCGCCGACGAACCAGAACCCTACCCAACCCCCACCTCCTCCACCGCCGGCATCAACACAACCACCACAGAGGCCAAATCAGTTCAATCAGAACTGGGGTTATAATGCCCAAATGCCTCcccaacaacaacaaaattatcCACCTGCAGGACCACCTCCACCACCTCGCCAACAATACCCGTATGCtcaaccaccaccaccaccgcccCCGGAGTCGTCGTACCCCCCTCCacccccaccaccaccaccacaacaACAACCACAGCAGCCCCCAATGTATTATCCAGCTAGCCAGTATACTCAAAATTCTATGTATAACCTTCAACCACCATTGCAGCCATTGCAACCACCACTtccacctccaccaccttcATCTCCGCCACCTAGTTCCTCTATtccaccaccacctcctcctagttctcctccaccaccaccacctcctaAGGAGATTGATAGTGGAGGTTCACGATTCAATGATCACGATAGAAGGATGTCTAAGGATGTTTCTAGGCTTGATTCACGTGATCATGGGCATCCGAGGCAGCACAAGCCTCCAGTGCCACCACAAATGGTCAAGAAGGTCAGTGGAGGTACAGGTAGAGTGGAGACGGAGGAGGAGAGGAGGTTAAGGAAGAAGAAGGAGTTTGAGAAGCAGAGGCAAGAGGAGAAGCAAAGGCAACAAATGAAGGAGTCTCAGAATGCAGCAATGCAGAAGACTCATATGATGGCTTCTGCTAAAGGAGGCCATGGGTCAATTGTAGGGTCCAGAATGGGGGATAGGAGGGCTACTCCATTTCTAAGTGGTGAGAGGATTGAGAATAGGTTAAAAAAGCCCACTACATTCTTGTGCAAGTTGAA ATTCCGTAATGAGCTTCCTGACCCAAGTGCACAGCCAAAGCTTATGACTTTGAAGAAAGACAAAGATCG ATTTACAAGATACACTATTACTTCTCTGGAGAAGAATTACAAGCCCCAGCTGTATGTTGAGCCAGATCTTGGGATACCTCTGGACCTGCTTGACCTTAATGTTTACAA TCCTCCCAAGGGTGTCAGAATACCTCTTGCTCCAGAAGATGAGGAGTTGTTGCGGGATGATGATGTGGTTACCCCTGTAAAGAAAGATGGTATAAGGAAAAAAGAACGGCCAACTGATAAAGGTGTTTCTTGGCTAGTTAAGACTCAGTATATATCTCCTCTTAGCATGGAATCAACAAGACTG TCTTTGACTGAAAAACAAgcaaaagaaatgaaagagaTGAAGGGAGGCCGTAACATTTTAGATAACCTTAATGATAG AGATAGACAGATCAAGGACATTGAGGCATCATTTGAGGCTTCAAAGCTGCGCCCTATTCATTCAACCAATAAAAGTTTACGTCCTGTTCAGATTTGGCCTCTGGTACCTGATTTCGAGAG GTATGATGATCAATTTGTTGTGGCTTTATTTGATGGTGTTCCAACAGCGGATTCAGAAATCTACAGCAGGCTGGACCAGTCTGTCCGTGATGAGCATGAATCACGG GCTGTTATGAAAAGTTATGTGGCAACAGGCTCCGATCCAGCTAACCCAGATAAATTTCTGGCATACATGGTCCCTTCTGTCGATGAG CTATCGAAGGATATGTATGATGAGAATGAAGATGTATCATTTTCTTGGGTTCGCGAGTATCATTGGGAT GTGCGTGGTGATGATGCCGATGATCCAACATCATACCTCGTTTCATTTGATGATGACGAAGCTCGCTATGTG CCTCTCCCCACAAAACTTAATTTGAGAAAGAAGAGGGCCAGAGAGGGGAGAGCTAATGAGGATGTTGAACATTTTCCTGTGCCTTCAAGACTGACTGTCAGGAGGCGATCAAGTGTTGCTGTTATAGAGCCGAAGGATGCTGGG GCTTATTCAAACTCAAGGGGAACCAGCTCAAAGATGGCAAGGTTAGATGCCGAAGATAGCCTGGGAAGATCACGAAAGCTCTCTCGACACCAAGATCTCTATCATTCTAGTGGAGCTGAAGATGACTTGTCTGATTGA